From the genome of Salvelinus alpinus chromosome 19, SLU_Salpinus.1, whole genome shotgun sequence, one region includes:
- the LOC139545398 gene encoding phytanoyl-CoA hydroxylase-interacting protein-like, which produces METALSTPHNIQICEVTCDSFRIGWDMTPEDTAKATHFFIDLSRKEGGDPNRFKHRDVPTKLVAKAVPLPMAVRGHWFLSPRTEYCVAVQTAVRQADGEYLVSEWSRVVEFCTGDYAMDHLKQLLGKAKGSAGRLLRFSIFYRNQHPDYFQYVRTECGGLMRPAMKDNSGSHGSPINSKLQGVFLSCNTEFDTGLPPNDSPYGPLRFQIPAGNLLNRNTNLYFADFYCMYTAYHYVVLVLAPSGSEGDNFCRSSLPLLDLTANPFLTYIPSQRQGEETLFCHASDVILEVLYTEPIHLEQGSVVKISGHHQMSQTTANAKKDPSCKVCNISVGR; this is translated from the exons ATGGAGACAGCCCTTTCCACCCCCCATAATATCCAGATCTGTGAGGTGACCTGCGACTCCTTCCGCATCGGCTGGGACATGACCCCTGAGGATACTGCCAAGGCCACACACTTCTTCATCGACCTCAGCCGCAAGGAGGGCGGGGATCCCAACCGCTTCAAGCACAGG GATGTGCCCACCAAATTGGTGGCCAAGGCGGTACCCTTACCCATGGCAGTGAGAGGCCATTGGTTCCTGAGCCCGCGGACAGAGTACTGTGTTGCTGTGCAGACAGCAGTAAGACAGGCAGATGGAGAGTACCTGGTGTCTGAATGGAGCAGGGTGGTCGAGTTCTGCACAGGGG ATTATGCCATGGACCACCTCAAACAGCTCCTTGGCAAAGCGAAGGGTTCTGCTGGAAGATTGCTAAGGTTCTCTATATTCTATCGCAACCAGCACCCTGATTATTTTCAATATGTCAG AACTGAGTGTGGGGGACTGATGCGCCCAGCCATGAAAGACAATAGTGGAAGCCATGGCTCTCCTATCAACAGCAAACTGCAGGGAGTCTTCCTCAGCTGCAACACTGAGTTTGACACAGGTCTTCCTCCAAACGACTCCCCCTATGGCCCCCTGCGTTTCCAGATCCCGGCCGGGAACCTGCTAAATCGCAACACTAATCTTTACTTTGCTGACTTCTACTGTATGTACACAGCCTATCACTACGTGGTGTTGGTACTGGCCCCTTCTGGCTCAGAGGGGGATAACTTCTGCCGTAGTAGTCTCCCCCTGCTGGACCTGACTGCCAACCCCTTCCTGACATACATCCCCTCCCAGAGGCAAGGGGAAGAGACCTTGTTCTGCCACGCCAGTGATGTCATCCTGGAGGTGCTGTACACAGAGCCGATACATCTGGAGCAGGGCAGTGTGGTGAAGATCAGTGGCCACCACCAGATGAGCCAGACCACGGCCAACGCCAAGAAGGACCCCAGCTGCAAGGTGTGCAACATCAGTGTGGGCCGCTGA
- the LOC139545399 gene encoding DNA-directed RNA polymerase III subunit RPC4-like: MAEPGSSDPGGPSSTPATPGGSGRGLVMGRRLPATLSTGRFPSMRTKDLTLGGVKKKTFTPNIIGRKAKEEQKVEAGQRRERRENDRGRERGGRGGRGRGRPEVIQSHSIFEQGPAEMMMKKRGGYEGERDAPSVGPSPIINIKKEKRETEEETKEILRNLERDNFLDDPHLRSDVRSCPVQLPLAVSGWGFKEESDVTDIAFKPDKSEEDIEATEGTNAVKVKQEPEDAPEVKKMEPTFRRPPLPEPEVLPELLETWSQSKVEELFFIQLPDSLPGQPPTQEVRPVKTEMQSEDGQSMLLKSESQEEQQEENSCHLRDLQEGLVGRLLVRKSGRVQLILGHVTLDVALGTSCAFLQELVSVGTGEGRTGDLSVLGHIKHKLVCSPDFEALLENRV; the protein is encoded by the exons ATGGCGGAGCCAGGCTCAAGCGACCCTGGTGGCCCCTCTAGCACTCCAGCAACGCCTGGAGGGAGTGGCAGGGGATTGGTGATGGGACGCCGGCTTCCAGCTACCCTCTCCACCGGCCGCTTCCCTTCCATGCGCACCAAAGACCTCACCTTAGGAGGGGTGAAGAAG AAAACCTTCACCCCTAACATTATTGGCAGAAAAGCTAAGGAAGA GCAGAAGGTTGAGGCTGGGCaaaggagggaaaggagagagaatgaTCGGGGTCGTGAGCGAGGTGGTAGGGGTGGTCGGGGCCGGGGACGTCCAGAAGTCATCCAGTCCCACTCTATCTTTGAGCAAGGGCCTGCAGAGATGATGATGAAGAAAAGAG GCGGCTATGAAGGTGAGAGAGATGCACCAAGTGTGGGTCCCTCACCCATCATCAACATTaagaaggagaagagggagactgAGGAAGAGACCAAAGAAATTTTGCGCAATCTGGAACGAGACAAT TTCCTGGATGACCCTCACCTAAGGAGTGATGTAAGGAGCTGCCCTGTTCAGCTGCCCCTGGCTGTGTCAGGGTGGGGATTCAAGGAAGAAAGTGATGTCACTGATATAGCCTTCAAACCAGACAAGTCTGAGGAGGACATTGAGGCCACGGAGGGAACAAATGCAGTCAAGG tgAAGCAGGAGCCAGAAGATGCTCCAGAGGTCAAGAAGATGGAACCCACTTTCAGACGACCTCCACTCCCTGAGCCTGAAGTTTTACCTGAGCTGCTGGAGACCTGGAGTCAGAGCAAAGTGGAGGAGCTGTTCTTCATCCAGCTCCCTGACTCTCTACCAGGGCAGCCGCCCACCCAAGAGGTCAGGCCAGTGAAGACAGAGATGCAGTCAGAGGATGGACAGTCCATGCTATTGAAAAGTGAATCTCAA GAGGAGCAGCAGGAGGAGAACAGTTGCCATCTGAGAGacctgcaggagggtctggtgggACGACTGTTGGTTCGGAAGTCTGGTCGGGTGCAGCTCATACTGGGGCATGTCACACTAGATGTGGCTCTAGGAACCTCATGCGCTTTCCTCCAG GAGCTGGTGTCAGTTGGAACAGGAGAGGGCCGGACTGGTGACTTGTCAGTGCTGGGTCACATCAAACACAAATTGGTCTGCTCGCCAGACTTCGAAGCCCTGCTGGAGAACAGAGTATGA